The following coding sequences are from one Loxodonta africana isolate mLoxAfr1 chromosome 18, mLoxAfr1.hap2, whole genome shotgun sequence window:
- the LOC100666201 gene encoding olfactory receptor 1D2-like gives MLVLQTTGEMDGDNQTEASKFLLVGLSEKPDQQRILFWMFLSMYLVTVMGTVLIILAIGSDSCLHTPMYIFLVNFSFTDLFFVTNTIPKMLVNLQSQNKAISYAGCLTQLYFLISLVTLNNLILAAMAYDRYVAICHPLYYTTVMSPGLCILILALCWVLSVLYGLILTLPMTRVTFCGSQKIHYIFCEMYVLLSLACSNTQVNHTVLVTTGCFIFLTPCGLMTVSYVQIVRAILQITSVTGKYKAFSTCASHLAVVSLFYGTLGMVYLQPLHTYSMKDSVATVMYAVVTPMMNPFIYSLRNKDMRGALRKLFLGKVFQGFT, from the coding sequence ATGCTAGTGTTGCAGACTACTGGAGAAATGGATGGAGACAACCAGACCGAGGCTTCCAAGTTCCTGCTAGTTGGGCTTTCGGAGAAGCCCGACCAGCAACGAATCCTATTTTGGATGTTCCTGTCCATGTACCTGGTCACAGTGATGGGAACTGTGCTCATCATCCTGGCCATCGGCTCTGACTCCTGCCTGCACACTCCCAtgtatatcttcctggtcaatttctCCTTCACCGACCTCTTCTTCGTCACCAATACAATCCCCAAGATGCTGGTGAACCTTCAGTCCCAGAACAAAGCGATCTCCTACGCAGGGTGCCTGACGCAACTCTACTTCCTGATCTCCTTGGTGACACTGAACAACCTCATCCTGGCTGCAATGGCTtacgaccgctatgtggccatttgccaCCCCCTCTACTACACCACAGTCATGAGCCCTGGCCTCTGTATCTTAATCCTGGCCTTGTGTTGGGTCCTCTCTGTCCTCTATGGCCTCATCCTCACCCTCCCTATGACCAGGGTGACCTTCTGCGGGTCCCAGAAGATCCACTATATTTTCTGTGAGATGTACGTCCTGCTCAGTCTTGCATGTTCCAACACACAGGTCAATCACACAGTGCTAGTCACCACCGGCTGCTTCATCTTCCTCACTCCCTGTGGGTTAATGACTGTGTCTTATGTCCAGATTGTCAGAGCCATCCTCCAAATAACATCAGTGACTGGGAAATACAAAGCCTTCTCTACCTGTGCTTCCCATCTAGCTGTGGTGTCTCTCTTCTATGGGACACTTGGTATGGTATATTTGCAGCCTCTCCACACCTACTCCATGAAGGACTCAGTGGCCACAGTGATGTATGCTGTGGTGACACCCATGATGAACCCtttcatctacagcctgaggaacaaggaTATGCGTGGGGCTCTCAGAAAACTCTTCCTAGGGAAAGTATTTCAGGGGTTTACATAG